One window from the genome of Microcebus murinus isolate Inina chromosome X, M.murinus_Inina_mat1.0, whole genome shotgun sequence encodes:
- the LOC142865936 gene encoding melanoma-associated antigen B5-like: MPRGQKSKLHAREKRQQARCENKAREGAQAKAAAAAEEPPPEESPPSSSVSEGVTKSLPVAESCSTSQEPQEAPPTTTTSEVISCTRSEEDSNVQDETKESNAEASPSRNKVCRDPIARKTKVLEQFLLYKCKMKQPIMKADMLKIVNQKYKDQFPEIFKRVCEHLEMVFAVDVKEVDSTRELYDLVSKLKLPNNGRVRGGRGLPKTGLLMNILGMIFMKGNCATEEDIWKYLSMMRVYAGRKHFVYGEPRKLITKDLVRLKYLEYRQIRNSDPARYEFLWGPKAHAETTKMKVLEFLAKINGTAPSAYPNLYEEALKDEETRAQAVRVAKPAPTFKVCALCSAMRTVYLADPIDV, encoded by the coding sequence ATGCCTCGGGGTCAGAAAAGTAAGCTCCATGCTCGTGAGAAACGCCAACAGGCCCGATGTGAGAATAAGGCTAGAGAGGGTGCTCaggcaaaagcagcagcagcagcagaagagcCCCCTCCAGAAGAgtcccctccctcctcatctGTTTCTGAAGGTGTTACCAAGAGCCTGCCTGTTGCTGAGTCCTGTAGCACTTCCCAGGAGCCTCAGGAAGCTCCACCCACCACCACTACTTCTGAAGTCATTTCTTGCACTAGATCTGAGGAAGATTCCAATGTCCAAGATGAGACAAAGGAAAGCAATGCTGAGGCCTCACCCTCCAGGAATAAAGTATGCAGAGATCCTATAGCCAGGAAAACTAAGGTGTTGGAGCAGTTCCTGCTCTACAAGTGCAAAATGAAACAGCCCATTATGAAGGCAGACATGCTGAAGATTGTCAACCAGAAGTACAAAGACCAGTTTCCTGAGATCTTCAAGAGAGTCTGTGAGCACCTTGAGATGGTCTTTGCAGTTGATGTGAAGGAAGTCGACTCAACGCGTGAGTTGTATGACCTCGTGAGCAAGCTGAAACTCCCCAACAACGGGAGGGTGCGTGGTGGCAGGGGCTTACCCAAGACCGGTCTCCTGATGAATATCTTAGGTATGATCTTCATGAAGGGCAACTGCGCCACTGAGGAAGACATCTGGAAATACCTAAGTATGATGCGAGTATATGCTGGCAGGAAGCACTTCGTCTATGGAGAGCCCAGGAAGCTCATCACTAAGGATTTGGTGAGGCTGAAGTACCTGGAGTACCGCCAGATCCGCAACAGTGATCCTGCACGCTACGAATTCCTGTGGGGTCCCAAAGCCCATGCCGAAACTACCAAGATGAAAGTCCTGGAATTTTTGGCCAAGATCAATGGTACTGCCCCCAGTGCCTACCCAAACCTTTATGAAGAGGCtttgaaagatgaggaaacaagagcCCAAGCCGTACGTGTAGCCAAGCCTGCTCCTACTTTCAAAGTTTGTGCACTGTGCAGCGCCATGCGTACAGTATATCTTGCTGACCCTATTGATGTCTGA